The following are from one region of the Gossypium hirsutum isolate 1008001.06 chromosome D03, Gossypium_hirsutum_v2.1, whole genome shotgun sequence genome:
- the LOC107950371 gene encoding DNA-directed RNA polymerases I and III subunit RPAC1 isoform X4 yields MCLTESIQYSGAYASMGIDNSSRLDRFSNNFRVEVVRLNEDDMEFDMIVIDAAIANSFRRILIADLPTMAIEKVLIANKTSIIQDEVLAHRLGLVPIRVDPRLFDYLSENDQPNEKSTIVFKLHVQCKRGSPRITGIMKMILLPM; encoded by the exons atgtgTTTG ACTGAGAGTATTCAATATTCTGGCGCTTATGCATCGATGGGAATTGATAATAGTTCACGACTTGATCGATTCTCTAACAACTTTAGAGTTGAAGTGGTTCGACTCAATGAAGATGACATGGAGTTTGATATGATCGTTATTGATGCAGCTATTGCCAATTCATTCAGGAGGATCCTTATAGCTGAT CTTCCTACAATGGCAATTGAAAAAGTTCTCATTGCAAACAAAACATCAATAATCCAAGATGAAGTTCTTGCTCATAGGTTGGGCCTCGTTCCAATCCGTGTTGACCCAAGGCTTTTTGATTATCTTTCAG AAAATGATCAGCCAAATGAAAAGAGCACCATTGTTTTCAAACTCCATGTTCAGTGTAAAAGAGGTAGTCCACGTATTACAG GGATAATGAAGATGATTCTGTTGCCAATGTGA
- the LOC107950371 gene encoding DNA-directed RNA polymerases I and III subunit RPAC1 isoform X3 — translation MCLTESIQYSGAYASMGIDNSSRLDRFSNNFRVEVVRLNEDDMEFDMIVIDAAIANSFRRILIADLPTMAIEKVLIANKTSIIQDEVLAHRLGLVPIRVDPRLFDYLSENDQPNEKSTIVFKLHVQCKRGSPRITAGIMKMILLPM, via the exons atgtgTTTG ACTGAGAGTATTCAATATTCTGGCGCTTATGCATCGATGGGAATTGATAATAGTTCACGACTTGATCGATTCTCTAACAACTTTAGAGTTGAAGTGGTTCGACTCAATGAAGATGACATGGAGTTTGATATGATCGTTATTGATGCAGCTATTGCCAATTCATTCAGGAGGATCCTTATAGCTGAT CTTCCTACAATGGCAATTGAAAAAGTTCTCATTGCAAACAAAACATCAATAATCCAAGATGAAGTTCTTGCTCATAGGTTGGGCCTCGTTCCAATCCGTGTTGACCCAAGGCTTTTTGATTATCTTTCAG AAAATGATCAGCCAAATGAAAAGAGCACCATTGTTTTCAAACTCCATGTTCAGTGTAAAAGAGGTAGTCCACGTATTACAG cAGGGATAATGAAGATGATTCTGTTGCCAATGTGA
- the LOC107950371 gene encoding DNA-directed RNA polymerases I and III subunit rpac1 isoform X2 produces the protein MVEGAGEEKKKFSIWDLPDVPMGQLPPHLELQRSRVSCNKDAPIHTESIQYSGAYASMGIDNSSRLDRFSNNFRVEVVRLNEDDMEFDMIVIDAAIANSFRRILIADLPTMAIEKVLIANKTSIIQDEVLAHRLGLVPIRVDPRLFDYLSENDQPNEKSTIVFKLHVQCKRGSPRITGIMKMILLPM, from the exons ATGGTAGAGGGGGcaggagaagaaaagaagaaattttcaATCTGGGATTTGCCAGATGTGCCAATGGGTCAACTTCCACCACATCTTGAACTCCAACGAAGTCGTGTTTCATGCAATAAGGACGCCCCTATCCAT ACTGAGAGTATTCAATATTCTGGCGCTTATGCATCGATGGGAATTGATAATAGTTCACGACTTGATCGATTCTCTAACAACTTTAGAGTTGAAGTGGTTCGACTCAATGAAGATGACATGGAGTTTGATATGATCGTTATTGATGCAGCTATTGCCAATTCATTCAGGAGGATCCTTATAGCTGAT CTTCCTACAATGGCAATTGAAAAAGTTCTCATTGCAAACAAAACATCAATAATCCAAGATGAAGTTCTTGCTCATAGGTTGGGCCTCGTTCCAATCCGTGTTGACCCAAGGCTTTTTGATTATCTTTCAG AAAATGATCAGCCAAATGAAAAGAGCACCATTGTTTTCAAACTCCATGTTCAGTGTAAAAGAGGTAGTCCACGTATTACAG GGATAATGAAGATGATTCTGTTGCCAATGTGA
- the LOC107950371 gene encoding DNA-directed RNA polymerases I and III subunit rpac1 isoform X1 encodes MVEGAGEEKKKFSIWDLPDVPMGQLPPHLELQRSRVSCNKDAPIHTESIQYSGAYASMGIDNSSRLDRFSNNFRVEVVRLNEDDMEFDMIVIDAAIANSFRRILIADLPTMAIEKVLIANKTSIIQDEVLAHRLGLVPIRVDPRLFDYLSENDQPNEKSTIVFKLHVQCKRGSPRITAGIMKMILLPM; translated from the exons ATGGTAGAGGGGGcaggagaagaaaagaagaaattttcaATCTGGGATTTGCCAGATGTGCCAATGGGTCAACTTCCACCACATCTTGAACTCCAACGAAGTCGTGTTTCATGCAATAAGGACGCCCCTATCCAT ACTGAGAGTATTCAATATTCTGGCGCTTATGCATCGATGGGAATTGATAATAGTTCACGACTTGATCGATTCTCTAACAACTTTAGAGTTGAAGTGGTTCGACTCAATGAAGATGACATGGAGTTTGATATGATCGTTATTGATGCAGCTATTGCCAATTCATTCAGGAGGATCCTTATAGCTGAT CTTCCTACAATGGCAATTGAAAAAGTTCTCATTGCAAACAAAACATCAATAATCCAAGATGAAGTTCTTGCTCATAGGTTGGGCCTCGTTCCAATCCGTGTTGACCCAAGGCTTTTTGATTATCTTTCAG AAAATGATCAGCCAAATGAAAAGAGCACCATTGTTTTCAAACTCCATGTTCAGTGTAAAAGAGGTAGTCCACGTATTACAG cAGGGATAATGAAGATGATTCTGTTGCCAATGTGA